In Prosthecomicrobium sp. N25, one DNA window encodes the following:
- a CDS encoding CmpA/NrtA family ABC transporter substrate-binding protein yields MSQSDMPLSGPSRRQILAGAAGTGLLSVLPRGVFAQGAGPEVKKAILGYIALTDAAPLIVAREKGFFAKHGMPEVDVQKQASWGTTRDNLELGSAGGGIDGAHILTPMPYLMTTGKITKTPGGVPMSILSRLNTQGQGIMLAKAHKDLKIGLDTAPLKERFAQLKAGGKEVKVAVTFPGGTHDCWMRYWLAAGGVDPDKDCQTIVVPPPQMVANAKVGNMEAYCVGEPWPLQTVNQDVGYCAITTGELWKNHPEKSFALRTEFVEKYLKATGALLAAVLEAAQWCDRDENKDEMCAILAKREWFKVPVEDILDRSKGKFDLGVRSFENKDLMQKYWRDAASYPFVSHDLWFLVEDMRWGYLPTTLDTKALLGKVNREDLWREAAKAIGVAAADVPASPSRGKETFFDGVTFDPANPMAYLEGLKIKKLVG; encoded by the coding sequence ATGAGCCAGTCCGACATGCCCCTCTCCGGCCCCAGCCGCCGCCAGATCCTGGCCGGCGCGGCGGGCACGGGCCTGCTCTCCGTCCTGCCGCGCGGCGTGTTCGCCCAGGGTGCCGGACCGGAGGTCAAGAAGGCGATCCTCGGCTACATCGCGCTGACCGACGCGGCGCCGCTGATCGTCGCCAGGGAGAAGGGCTTCTTCGCCAAGCACGGCATGCCCGAGGTCGACGTGCAGAAGCAGGCGTCGTGGGGCACGACGCGCGACAACCTGGAACTCGGTTCGGCCGGGGGCGGCATCGACGGCGCGCATATCCTGACGCCCATGCCCTACCTGATGACGACCGGCAAGATCACCAAGACGCCGGGCGGCGTGCCGATGTCGATCCTGAGCCGCCTGAACACGCAGGGCCAGGGCATCATGCTCGCCAAGGCGCACAAGGACCTGAAGATCGGCCTTGACACCGCGCCCCTGAAGGAGCGCTTCGCCCAGCTCAAGGCGGGCGGCAAGGAGGTCAAGGTCGCGGTCACGTTCCCGGGCGGCACGCATGATTGCTGGATGCGCTACTGGCTCGCGGCCGGCGGCGTCGACCCGGACAAGGACTGCCAGACCATCGTGGTGCCGCCGCCCCAGATGGTGGCCAACGCCAAGGTCGGCAACATGGAGGCCTACTGCGTCGGCGAGCCCTGGCCGCTGCAGACCGTCAACCAGGACGTCGGCTATTGCGCGATCACCACGGGCGAGCTCTGGAAGAACCACCCGGAGAAGTCCTTCGCCCTGCGGACCGAGTTCGTCGAGAAGTACCTGAAGGCGACCGGCGCGTTGCTCGCCGCCGTCCTGGAAGCCGCCCAGTGGTGCGACAGGGACGAGAACAAGGACGAGATGTGCGCCATCCTCGCCAAGCGCGAGTGGTTCAAGGTGCCGGTCGAGGACATCCTCGACCGCTCCAAGGGCAAGTTCGACCTCGGCGTGCGCTCCTTCGAGAACAAGGACCTGATGCAGAAGTACTGGCGCGACGCGGCCTCCTACCCGTTCGTCAGCCACGACCTCTGGTTCCTCGTCGAGGACATGCGCTGGGGCTACCTGCCCACCACCCTCGACACCAAGGCCCTGCTCGGCAAGGTCAACCGCGAGGATCTCTGGCGCGAGGCCGCCAAGGCGATCGGCGTGGCGGCGGCCGACGTGCCGGCCTCGCCGTCCCGGGGCAAGGAGACCTTCTTCGACGGGGTCACGTTCGACCCCGCCAACCCGATGGCCTATCTCGAGGGCCTCAAGATCAAGAAGCTCGTCGGCTGA
- a CDS encoding NAD(P)/FAD-dependent oxidoreductase: MERLVVVGNGMAGVRFLEALAAERGAGPAGSVVAIGAEPVPGYNRVLLSAALAGDTARADLALKPEAWYRGQGFDLRLGDPVATIDPAAGSVSLRSGEILPFDRLVLATGSAPIRLPLPGADREGVVTFRDLADLDRLDAACAAGAPAVVIGGGLLGIEAAYGLARRGLPVTLVHLVDRLMERQLDARAADLVRRALERLGVRVLLGAESAAVEGGAAVEALRLADGRALPCGLLVMAVGIRPETTLARTAGLQVGRGILVDDGLETSVPGIHAIGECAEHRGSVYGLVEPAYAQAQVLAARLAGRPAAYAGSLLATNLKVSGLPVFSAGDFVGEAGTDTIHFEDRPLGHYRKLVLRGDQLVGAVLVGDTADGPWYQDLIREGRSVAPLRRDLVFGRPFCEAA, from the coding sequence ATGGAGCGTCTCGTCGTCGTGGGCAACGGCATGGCCGGGGTCCGTTTCCTGGAGGCCCTGGCGGCCGAGCGCGGCGCCGGCCCGGCCGGGTCGGTCGTGGCGATCGGCGCGGAGCCGGTGCCGGGCTACAACCGTGTCCTGCTCTCCGCCGCCCTCGCGGGCGATACGGCCCGTGCCGACCTCGCCCTGAAGCCCGAGGCCTGGTACCGCGGGCAGGGCTTCGACCTGCGCCTCGGCGACCCCGTCGCGACGATCGACCCCGCCGCCGGCTCCGTGTCGCTCCGGTCGGGCGAGATCCTGCCCTTCGACCGGCTGGTGCTCGCCACCGGCTCCGCCCCGATCCGCCTGCCCCTGCCGGGGGCGGACCGGGAGGGCGTCGTCACCTTCCGCGACCTTGCCGATCTCGACCGCCTGGACGCCGCCTGCGCGGCCGGTGCCCCCGCGGTCGTCATCGGCGGCGGCCTCCTCGGCATCGAGGCGGCCTATGGCCTCGCCCGCCGGGGCCTGCCGGTGACCCTCGTCCATCTCGTCGACCGCCTGATGGAGCGCCAGCTCGACGCCCGGGCGGCCGACCTCGTCCGCCGCGCCCTCGAGCGCCTCGGCGTCCGGGTCCTGCTCGGCGCCGAGTCCGCGGCCGTGGAGGGTGGGGCGGCGGTCGAGGCCCTGCGGCTCGCCGACGGCCGCGCGCTGCCCTGCGGGCTCCTGGTCATGGCCGTCGGCATCCGCCCCGAAACCACGCTCGCCCGGACCGCCGGCCTGCAGGTCGGCCGCGGCATCCTGGTCGACGACGGGCTCGAGACCTCGGTGCCCGGCATCCACGCCATCGGCGAGTGCGCCGAGCACCGGGGCTCGGTCTACGGTCTCGTCGAGCCCGCCTACGCCCAGGCGCAAGTCCTCGCCGCCCGCCTCGCCGGCCGGCCGGCGGCCTATGCGGGCAGCCTGCTCGCCACCAACCTGAAGGTCTCCGGCCTGCCGGTCTTCTCGGCGGGCGACTTCGTGGGAGAGGCCGGGACGGACACGATCCACTTCGAGGACCGCCCCCTCGGCCACTACCGCAAGCTCGTCTTGCGCGGCGACCAGCTCGTCGGCGCCGTTCTGGTCGGCGACACCGCCGACGGCCCCTGGTACCAGGACCTGATCCGCGAGGGTCGGTCCGTCGCTCCCCTGCGCCGGGACCTCGTCTTCGGCCGCCCCTTCTGCGAGGCCGCCTGA